One genomic segment of Penaeus monodon isolate SGIC_2016 chromosome 31, NSTDA_Pmon_1, whole genome shotgun sequence includes these proteins:
- the LOC119593134 gene encoding uncharacterized protein LOC119593134, protein MAAVDIPLAPVMNAPFVEPPPQFVNPRMQRLLNRKRRMNFFDLANLLDSDGNLQNEMMVFAFAATMLSTIPVLLGNEFDVNVGLRKKRHDTGDPVDSDESSYLSYATQPDDDSQPQPFFSASTYKKIMTAPPGTKDFSHIYNGSITAPDPFDAKDSAAKHYGQESHVADADMMELIRELLIWSHEKTKDKTLLPMLINLALDRYGGNTNPADKLVRVAYKKWKNFW, encoded by the coding sequence ATGGCCGCCGTGGATATCCCCTTGGCTCCCGTGATGAACGCTCCGTTCGTGGAGCCTCCGCCTCAATTCGTGAACCCCAGGATGCAGCGGCTACTCAACCGGAAGCGTCGGATGAACTTCTTCGACCTCGCGAACCTCCTCGACTCGGATGGCAACTTGCAGAACGAGATGATGGTGTTCGCCTTCGCCGCCACGATGCTCTCGACGATCCCAGTCCTGCTGGGGAACGAGTTCGATGTAAACGTCGGCCTTCGGAAGAAGCGGCATGATACGGGAGACCCCGTTGACTCCGACGAAAGCTCCTACCTCTCGTACGCCACACAGCCCGACGACGACTCGCAGCCTCAGCCGTTCTTCTCTGCCTCGACCTACAAGAAGATCATGACCGCTCCACCGGGCACGAAGGACTTCTCCCATATCTACAACGGCTCCATCACAGCCCCGGATCCCTTCGATGCGAAGGACTCGGCGGCTAAGCACTACGGACAAGAGAGCCATGTAGCCGATGCTGACATGATGGAGCTCATTCGAGAACTCCTGATCTGGTCCCACGAGAAGACGAAGGACAAAACCCTCCTGCCGATGCTCATCAACCTTGCCTTGGACAGGTACGGCGGCAACACCAACCCCGCCGACAAGTTAGTGCGTGTGGCTTACAAAAAATGGAAGAACTTCTGGTAG